Sequence from the Maribellus comscasis genome:
TCACTGGCTTGGTCAGCGACGAATCAGGTCAGCCATTGCCAGGTGTAACAGTTGTCGTAAAAGGAACAAGTACTGGTACAGTTACAGATAATGATGGTAAATATATATTAACGGGTATTGATGACGGAATAACGCTTATCTTCTCTTTTGTGGGGATGAGAACCCAGGAAATAACTGTAGATGGACAATCTTCCATTGATATTACTATGGTTGCTGACGCAATTGGTATAGAAGAAGTTGTCGCTGTTGGTTACGGTACGTTGAAAAAGAGAGATGTTACCGGTTCAATTGTATCTATTGATAATGAAACAATTGAACGGACGTCTTCCGGTGGAAATGTGCTTTCAGCAATAAAGGGTTCGGTACCAGGGCTTAACATTATTACAACTCAAGCATCCGCAGAACAAAGTTCAAATATTGAAATTAGAGGTGTAAAATCCATTACAGCAAGCAATCAACCGTTAATAATTGTAGATGGAATACCGTTTTCCGGTAGTTTGTCGGAATTTCCAACTGCAGATATTGGATCAATTGAAGTATTAAAAGATGCATCCTCTTCTGCTATTTACGGTTCAAGAGGAGCCAACGGAGTAATAATAATAACAACAAAAAAAGGCGAATCGGGTAAAACAAGGGTGCAGATTCAATCAAAAGTTGGATTTTTGGAGTTAGCCAAGAAACCAGATATTTTTACAGGACCTGAATTTTATGATAAAAAGTTAGAATATAATAGTAGAACGTTTGGATTAACTGATCCTGAAGAAATTTTTACCCCGTCGGAATTAGAACTATATAATGCAGGTACATATACTGATTGGATTGATGTTGTAACCCGGGTGGGCAAACAACAGGAGCATACCATTTCCTTGTCCGGAAGTGATGAAGAACAATCCTTTTATGTTTCCGGTAACTTTTTACAAGTTAAAGGTATAGCGAAAAATGATGATTTTAGCAGGTATTCGTTTCGATTTAATTATAACAATACTCTTACTCCCTGGTTAAAATTTGCTACCAACACTTCATTGGTATTCTTGGACAGGGATGGACTCCCAGCCGACTTTCGTGATGCCTATTATATGAATCCGTTGTCACTTGCATATAACGAAGATGGTACAATAAAAAGATATCCCTGGCCTGAAAGACTTGAATTTGCAAGTCCGCTGGATGGTTTGGTTGCTGACGATATCAACAGGGAATATAAGGTTTTTTCCAATAATTACCTCGATGTGGATATTCCATTTATTTCTGGATTAAATTACAGGCTTAATACAGGCGTTACCTTCAGATTCAGAAATAATGAAACCTATTATAATAGAGAAACTAAAACAGGTTTTGAAAGTGGTGGAATTTCTAATGTAAATAGCAATTATAATACAAATTACCTTGTTGAGCATATATTAAGTTATAGAAAGGATATTGAGGATCATTCCATATTTTTGACCGGTTTATACAGTTTTCAAAAAGATGAGTACAGGCAGAGAGGGATTTCATCCAGTGGATTTACAAGCGATATTCTCACTACCTGGCAAGCCAGTGGTGCAGCACTCGCAATTCCTTCTTCCAACTTTGTAAGTTCTAGTTTAGTATCGCAGATGGCCAGATTGAATTATTCGTTTAAACAACGTTATTCTTTAACCGCAACAATCAGGCGCGATGGATATTCCGGATTTGGTGCCGATACCAAATATGGTGTCTTTCCTTCAGTGGGGGCAGCTTGGAATATTGGAGAGGAGAACTTTATGGCTGGCGCTGATTGGGTTAATTATTTAAAATTAAGAGCCTCATGGGGTAAAAACGGTAACCAGGCAATTGGAGCTTATTCAACTTTATCAAGGATGGCAGAAAATAATTATCTAGGTGGTGAGACAGCTACTGAAACAGCACCAGGATTTGTACCCTCGGCACTTGCCAATCCGAATCTTGGATGGGAAACAACAAGAACTATTGATGGGGGAATTGATTTTGGATTATTTGACGGGAAATTGCAGGGGGCATTAAGTTTATACAAATCAAAGGTTACTGATTTGTTGCTCAATCGCAGAATTTCAACAACACTCGGAATACCGGGTTCCAGTATTCGTCAGAATATTGGTGAAACTGAAAATAAAGGTTACGAGTTTTCTTTGAGTTCAGATATTATCAACAGCAATGATTTTTTATGGAATCTTGACTTTAATATAAGTTCATTCAAAAATAAGATTGTTGATCTGTATGGCGACGGACAGGATGATGTATTAAACCGATGGTTTATAGGAGAACCTATAGAAGTAATATTTGGATATGTACACGATGGTATTTGGCAGTTGGGTGAAGAAGACGAAATAGCTAATAGCCCATTACCAGATAAATTTCCTGGAGCTACTAAGGTGTTGGATGCCAGTGGTGATGGAGTAATTGATGAGGATGATCGAAGAATTCAGGGATCCGTATATCCTGATTTTCGTACAGGTCTGAATTCATACATTCAATACAAGGATTTCTCTGTGAACTTAATGTTTTATGCAGTGGTTGGTGTGAAAAAAGTTAATGCCGCTGGTTTGTTGGCACATACCTGGGAATACAGAAGAAATAACGGAGCTTATTGGGATTACTGGACTGAAGACAATCCTACCAACAAATACTATGTAAACCATGGTGAAAATAATTCTGGGTATCCAGTTCTGTTTTTACAGGATGCCAGTTATTTGAGACTCAGAGATATAAAAGTGAGCTATAATTTTAAAAACTTACTTTCTGATGTGGTTAAGTTACAGGATTGTACCCTCTTTTTCAATGTGGACAATGTATTCACCGTCACCAAATGGCAAGGTATGGACCCTGAATTAATTGGCGCTAGCGAGGCTTTTGATGCTTCACAGTGGGATGTCGTTCCGGTTCCTCCTCAAAGAACATATTTATTTGGATTGAATCTTAAATTTTAAACCTATGAAAATGAAAAAGATATTATTAACAATAGGAATATTTGCCGTGTTTTTTAATTCATGTGTAAAAGATGATTTTTTAGATGAAGACTTAAAAAATATAATTTCGGCAGATAATTTATATTTAAACTATTCCGGGTTTCAGGCGGGGCTTAACGGCATGTATGCACTTATGCTCCTAGAAAAAGGGAATACTCCAAACAATTCTAATTATGTACACGATGTTATAACTATGTCCGGAACAGATGTTGCTTGTGATGGCCTATGGAGTGGATGGGGTACAAGTACCGGTATAAACCTTTATGACGGAAGGTTTACGCCAGAAGATGGAAACTTGCTTAATACGTGGTCGTGGATTTGGAGGGTTGTTAACGCGGCGAATACCTTAATTAATCGTGCAGAAGAACCATCGGTTGATTGGCAGGGGGCTAACGAAGCTGACAATATCAAAAAGAAAAATGAGGTAATCGGAGAAGCCAGATGCGTAAGGGCATGGGCTTATCGTCACCTTGTCAATTTGTGGAACGAAGTTCCTTTGGTACTTGAAGAGTCGACAGGTACAATTATAGATGAACTCAGGTTTCCAGCTACACGCGCAGATATTGAAGCGCAAATGGAAGCTGACTGGCTTTTTGCTTCTGAAAACTTACCATCTGTTGCTGCCGTACCCGGCAAGGTATCTAGTGCAGTTGCTAACCACTACCTCGCCGAATTATATTTAGTATGGGGAGATAATGGAAAAGCGGAACAGTATGCAAATAAGGTTATAACAAGTGGAGATTACCAATTGGTTACCGAACGTTATGGAGTTGAAAAAGATCAACCAGGAACTCCGTTTACCGACATGTTTATCAATGGTAATATTAACAGGAATCAGGGAAATACAGAAGTGCTTTGGGCCTGGCAGCGTGAGTATCAGGTAAATGGAGGTGAATCTGGAAATTCTACTGAACGCAGGATGAAAGTTTTTGCCTATTGGATGTGGCCAATAGATGGGGTGAGTCTTGCGGTAACCGAAGGCAGAGGTGGAAGATCATTATTTGGTTTTATGATTACAAAATGGTCAATTGATAATTTTGGTGTCGGAGACGACCGTGGTGGATATTATGGATTAAGAAAGTTTTACATTATTGAAGAAGGAGATAACCTTGGTGATACAGATTTTTCAGTTGGAGACACGCTTTGGATGGATTGGTCACAGCCTGAACAGGGAGGAATTACAAGGAAATGGCCTTCAGTAACGAAGTTTGACTGGGCTCCTGAAGGCAATTTGGCAATTGGGTGGACGGTGAAAGAAACTCCTTACATACGTTTAGCTGATACCTATTTACTTTTAGCAGAAGCCTTGATGAAACAGGAGAGATATGGAGATGCTGCTGAGGCACTGAATGTAGTGAGAAGAAGAGCAAATGCACCGGATATCAGTGCAGGCGATGTAGATATCGATTTTATCCTTGATGAAAGAGCCCGTGAATTATTAATGGAAGAGCACAGACGATACACATTAATCCGTACTGGTAAATATGTGGAAAGATCCAATGCCTTTAATGCAAGGGCCGCAGGAAATATTACGGATCAATATAAATATATGCCGATACCACAGGAAATCATTGACGAAAATCCTGATTTTCCGCAAACCATAGGTTGGAGATAAAATCAATTCGGGAGTACAAGGTATAAGAATTTGTAAAAACCAGAAAGCCTGCCTCTATATTCTTAGAGGCGGGCGGTTCTGAAAAACATTAATGGCAGGTAGCCTATTAACTTTTTACTTACCGGTCATTTAGGATATTCATGTTAAATTCTTTGAATTTGCAGTACTTGTGTATTGAATAGTATTTGACTTTTCAATCGTGATTCTTAGAAACGGGTTTTAGGATTTCCGGAATATCTTGAGAAATGTTCCATTTGAAAAAATAATGAAATGAAATACAGAGGATTAACAAAAATTGTATTTGTAATACTAATATCCATTAATTTAATCTCACCCTCTGGGGTAGTTGCTCAAAACAATATACAGGTTTTAAACTTTCAGGCCGATAATGGTTATGAACATCCTTCGAAAGATGAAGCGATTGCAATGGTTGAGAAAATTGGCAGTGAGAATGGATGGAATGTAGTTTCAACTTCAGATACTTCCATCATTAACCTCGGGGACCTGCTTAATTTTGATGTAATCGTTTTTAATAATAATTGCGGAACTGACGGGCGGATTTTCTCTCAAACACAGCAACAATCAATTCAGCAATACATAAGAAACGGTGGAGGTTTTGTTGGTATCCATTGTGCAGGTGCAATCTGGATGGAGGGAGGACAATTTCAGCAATGGTACGAAAAACTGATTGGCACAAAGCTGGTAGCCCATCCTGAAGTGCAACAGGCCAAACTTATTGTAGAGGATAAAAGGCATATTTGCACAGCCCACCTGCCCGATGAATGGATTTTGACCGATGAATGGCACTGGTTCTCTTATAATCCAAGGGAAAATGTAAATGTACTAATCTCGCTCGATGAAAATTCATACGAGGGAGGTAAAAAGATGGGCGATCATCCTTTTACCTGGTACCAGCATTACGACGGTGGCCGTTCGTTTTTCACCTCCCTGGGACATACCGAGGAAATCTATTCCAACGAAGATTATGAAAAGTTAGTTGAAGGAGGGATCATTTGGGCGGCAGGTTACGAAAATTTGGCGAGTGAAGATATCCTTTCAGATGGTTTACTACTTGATCTGGATGCAGACAAAGGAATATTACTCGATGATGGCAACAAAATAATATCCTGGGCCAACCAGGCCAATAACCAAGAAGTCAGGGATTTTATAATTCAGGATGAAGGAAGGGAAACAGCCGGTTCCGGCAGGCCGGTATTAAAGATGGGAGTTTCAAAGTTAAACGGGCACAACTCGGTGATATTTCACCGGCAGGAACTTGTGAACCACAATGAAGATGCTTTTGACCACCTGATTACAGGTAGCGGCCACACCTGGTTTTCAGTAATGGCAGTTTACGAACAGGTTCCCGGATTGAAAGATGTCAATTCTTTTTTTGGCAACCTTAGAAATGGCGGCAAATATGAAGGAATCTGGGGCTGTGTAACCGACGACAATCGCCCGTGGACAGGTGGAAGAAACGGTATCACTTTTGGCCGTTGGGATGAGAACAACCCAATGGTTCTGGCAGAAGAACCACTCGAAACGGCCAAATATTATATTGTTGCAGGCCGGATGGGAAGCGGTAGTGGCACAGTTAATTCGGAGCTTTTTATCAATTCGGCAGAAGTAGCAGCGAGTAAACCATTTCCGGTCAACTCCGAAGCAAATTCATCAAAAATGGCCATTGGCCAGGAACGCGATGCCATTGAACATCCCGGTAAAGAATCATTTGACGGTGAAATAGCACGCTTTCTTATTTATGAAAGGCCACTCTCCGATGATGAAATGAAGTCGATGTTTAAAAGGCTTGCAAAAAATTACGATTTGAAGATTTTGGACTAATGTGAATAGCCAGGCTATATAAAAGAATACTATGAATAGATCAGATAAAAAGATAAATATTGCAATTGTCGGCCTTGGCTTTGGTGCCGAATTTATTCCAATATACCAAAACCATCCGAATGCCAACTTATATGCAATTTGCCAGCGCAATAAATCAGAATTGGATAAGGTTGGGGAAGCTTTCAGTGTTGAAAAAAGATATACGGATTACAGGGATTTACTGAGGGACGATAAAATTGATGCAGTACACATCAACACGCCAATTCATTTGCATGCCGAACAAAGCATTATGGGATTAAAAGCAGGGAAACATGTTGCCTGCACAGTTCCAATGGCAACAACTGTTGAGGAGTGCAAGGAAATTGTCAGGGCACAAAGGAGTTCCGGGAAGAATTACATGATGATGGAAACCACGGTATATTCCAGGGAATTCCTCCATGTAAAAGAACTGCTGCAACAAGGCAAAATGGGGAAGTTACAATTTCTTCGGGCTGCGCACCACCAGGAAATGGCCGGCTGGCCGGGATATTGGGAAGGATTGCCGCCCATGCATTATGCTACCCATTGTGTTGGTCCCTGTCTTGCCCTGGCCGGTAAACAGGCGGAATATGTCTCATGTTTTGGATCGGGTACAATAGATGAAAAACTGATCGTAAAATACAACTCTTCTTTTGCTGTTGAAACCTGTCATATCAAATTAAAAGATTCGGATTTATCGGCTGAAATTTCCCGTTCATTATTCAATACTGCAAGAGAATATATAGAAAGTTTTGATGCCTATGGAAGCAAAATGTCTTATGAATGGCAGCAAATTGAAAATGAAAAACCTGTTGTATTCACTGGCGAAGATGCTGAAAGAATTGAGATTCCTGATTATGCGTATTTGCTTCCTGAAGGGATAAGGCAGTACACTACCAAAGGTGTATATGATCTTGATGAGAATGTCCACCTTTCATTTAAACAAGGGTCGGGACATGGAGGCTCGCATCCGCATCTGGCCCACGAATTTATCATGAGTATCGTCGAAAACAGGGATGCATTCCCAAATGCTAGCCAATCAGCTAACTGGACGTCAGTGGGCATTCTTGCACATGAATCAGCGATGGAAGGCGGAATAAGAAAGAACCTCCCGGAATATTAATGCAACATAATCTTAATGCTTTATAAAATGATAAAGGCTGTTTATATTTATTTGACTTTAGGGGTGCTCTTTATAAATAATTCAGAGCTGAATGCACAGGAAGTTCCGTCATATTTAAAAAATTACAAAAAAGAGTATAAAATAAATCCAAGAGAAGCAAACTTAAATTGGTTTAAAGATGCACAATTTGGTTTGTTTATTCATTACGGATTATACAGCCAGTTGGGTAAAGGGGAATGGGTGCAACTTCATGATCGCATTCCATTGGATGAGTATGCCAGACTAAAGGAGAAATTTACTGCTTCAGATTTTGATGCCGGATTTATTACAAAACTGGCAAAAAAGGCAGGTATGAAGTATATTACAATCACTTCCAAACACCATGATAGCTTTTGCCTTTTTAACACAAAACAATCAGATTTTAATAGTGTAAACTCCCCGGCTAAAAGAGATTTAATTCGGGAACTGGCTGATGCCTGTGAAAAAGAAGGTATAGGGTTATTTTTATATTATTCTTATGCCGCCGACTGGAGACATCCTTATTTTTATTCAAGGGAAGAAGGTTGGGGTAGTGCACGACCGGCTTATGAAAAAAACCCGGAGGCGTACAAGTATGAAAAACCTGAAGATTTCCGAAAATATATAGATTTTGCTCATGCTCAAATTAAAGAGTTACTTACGCAATACCCAACCATTGCAGGTATCTGGCTTGACCCCATTATGGGATTTTATGCAAATCCGGATGTATTCCCGATTGAAGAAACGTATGCACTGATTAGAGATTTATCTCCACATGCATTGATCTCATTTAAACAAGGTGCTAATGGAGATGAAGATTTTGTAGCTCCTGAGCGTAACAGTGGTGCAATTGTCGGAGAAGAATATGCTGTTGCCAGAAAAGTAGCAGCATTAAATAAAAACAAACCAAAAGAGATTTGTAATACCATGCAACCCCACTTAGGAGGATTTCATGGGGGTTCTACCTGGGGATACAACAAAGCAATTGATGGACATCATTTAAAGGTTGAAGATGTAAAAAATTTGTTGGATGAAGCCAAATCAAGGAATTGTAACCTTCTGCTAAATGTTGGTCCACTTCCAAATGGTGGGATTCATCCGGAAGATATAGAGACACTATCAAATTTGAGAGAATGAATTTAATAGATATTTTTATTAAGCGAAGCAAACTAGTTTTTTATTCTGTATTACTGTTATTGTTAATTACAATTGACGTTTCAGCACAGGAAAGTCAAAATGATACAATAACACTTAAAGTAGAAAATGTAGTCGATAAAATCAGGGGAGGGCTTTTGGGTGAGATTCTTGGAAATTTAAACGGCCTTCCGCATGAAATGAAATACATTAAGGAGCCCGGCAATGTCAAAAACTATGTTCCTTCGTTGCCCGAAGGAGCCTGGACCGACGACGATACTGATTTTGAATGGGTTTACATCTGTGAGATGCAGAAACAGCGAGACGTTTTTTTACAGCCAACCCAAATCTGTTCGCTTTGGGAGGAAAGAATCAACAAAAGAATATGGTGCTCGAACCGCTTTGCCCGCTACCTGATGGATATAGGCATAGAACCGCCTCTAACCGGGAAAAGTATTTTTAATCCCTGGGCCTCATTCAATATTTCAGGGCAATTTTTGTGCGAAACATTTGCGCTAATTGCACCGGGTATGCCACAAACAGCATCAAAAATAGGCTTGAATTATACCACAGTAACTATTAATAACGAACCGGCGCAAACAACACAGCTATTTTCTACGATGATTGCACAGGCTTTTGTTACCGATAATATTAATGACATTATTGATTTTGGTGTTGCTGCAATAGATGAAAACAGTGAATTAAATGGAATAATCAATGATGTAAAAAGCTGGTATTCAGAATACCCAAACAACTGGCGAAAAACGAGGCAATTACTACATGAGAAATATACACAGGAAGACAATAACATACGCGATTTTAACGGGCACGAGCTGAATACGGGAGCAATCATCGCAGCACTGTTATATGGGAATGGTGATTTTTCCGAATCGCTTAAATTGGCTTTTAACTTTGGGTGGGATGCTGATTGCAATGCCGCTACCGTTGGTACAATACTGGGGGTAATTCACGGATACAGGAATATGATAAGCCGCAATTCTCACGCTCATCAGGACTGGATGATAGTTGACCGATATAAAAATATCACCCGGGATAACATGCCTATGAATGAAACCATAACCAGCTATGCTGACCGGATTATTGAATTATTCGAGATGGTAAATTCAATTAACGGTGGTGAAAAAGTATTGGACAATAACCGGATGGTTTATAAGATTATTCCTGAACATCCTACTCCGGTTGTCGAGCTCGCTGATCTGGAGAAACAAAAACAGATTATTAAAATTGAATTGGAAGAACAGATAAAGAAAGATTTACAAAGTACGGACCGTAAATCAAGAGCCAGGGCCGCATATTACGCTGTTTGCCTTGATATGGATAAAAGTATTAAAAGTAAATACCCTGATAAATGGGAACAAGCAAGTTACGATTTGAGCGGGTATTGGAAACTAATGAGCAGTGTCTTTTTCTTTCGATATACAGAATTTAATGACTTTAGACAATTCAGACAAAAATTTATAGAAGCAGGTTTTAAGGGTCCCAAAAAAGAATATGAAGATGATGAGTTGTATAATGATATGGAAATTTGGAAGGAGCCAGAAAGACTATATTAAAATATTTTATTCCTAATAAATAATAGATGAAAAAAAATATTTTGTCATATTTTAAAAGTGTAATTCTGGTATTTTCACTATGCCTTCTGGTTGCTTGTAATAAACCTGTAATTTATGTATCAGCAAGTGGGAAAGATACCAATGCAGGAACTAAAAATGCACCACTTGCTTCCATTGAAAAAGCGTTAGAGCTTTCCCGGATTGATAATAAAAAGCAAATTCTTATTAAGAAAGGTTCCTATTACGACGTTTCTGTGTCATTATCAGAACAAGATTCAGGATTGATAATTCAATCTGAAGATGAGGGAGAGGTGTATCTTTTTGGAGGAAAGCCAATTCAAAATTGGCAACAGGAAGGCGAATGGTATGTTGCTAATCTTCCCGGTTCTGGAAATAGATCCTGGGATATTCAAAGCCTGATTGTGAATGACTCGTTAAGAGACAGGTCCAAATTTCCGGAGGAAGGAACTTTTCAAAGCCTTAATAAATGGCCGCATCG
This genomic interval carries:
- a CDS encoding TonB-dependent receptor, yielding MTKLTTLLILISFMQISAEVYSQAGKLDLNVKNLSIQEILEEIEDNSEYRFFYDNAQVDLSKKISINTRQEELSSILKELFEGTDLSYEIKDYLILITSKDAKTLVLDQAEQKNITGLVSDESGQPLPGVTVVVKGTSTGTVTDNDGKYILTGIDDGITLIFSFVGMRTQEITVDGQSSIDITMVADAIGIEEVVAVGYGTLKKRDVTGSIVSIDNETIERTSSGGNVLSAIKGSVPGLNIITTQASAEQSSNIEIRGVKSITASNQPLIIVDGIPFSGSLSEFPTADIGSIEVLKDASSSAIYGSRGANGVIIITTKKGESGKTRVQIQSKVGFLELAKKPDIFTGPEFYDKKLEYNSRTFGLTDPEEIFTPSELELYNAGTYTDWIDVVTRVGKQQEHTISLSGSDEEQSFYVSGNFLQVKGIAKNDDFSRYSFRFNYNNTLTPWLKFATNTSLVFLDRDGLPADFRDAYYMNPLSLAYNEDGTIKRYPWPERLEFASPLDGLVADDINREYKVFSNNYLDVDIPFISGLNYRLNTGVTFRFRNNETYYNRETKTGFESGGISNVNSNYNTNYLVEHILSYRKDIEDHSIFLTGLYSFQKDEYRQRGISSSGFTSDILTTWQASGAALAIPSSNFVSSSLVSQMARLNYSFKQRYSLTATIRRDGYSGFGADTKYGVFPSVGAAWNIGEENFMAGADWVNYLKLRASWGKNGNQAIGAYSTLSRMAENNYLGGETATETAPGFVPSALANPNLGWETTRTIDGGIDFGLFDGKLQGALSLYKSKVTDLLLNRRISTTLGIPGSSIRQNIGETENKGYEFSLSSDIINSNDFLWNLDFNISSFKNKIVDLYGDGQDDVLNRWFIGEPIEVIFGYVHDGIWQLGEEDEIANSPLPDKFPGATKVLDASGDGVIDEDDRRIQGSVYPDFRTGLNSYIQYKDFSVNLMFYAVVGVKKVNAAGLLAHTWEYRRNNGAYWDYWTEDNPTNKYYVNHGENNSGYPVLFLQDASYLRLRDIKVSYNFKNLLSDVVKLQDCTLFFNVDNVFTVTKWQGMDPELIGASEAFDASQWDVVPVPPQRTYLFGLNLKF
- a CDS encoding RagB/SusD family nutrient uptake outer membrane protein; translation: MKKILLTIGIFAVFFNSCVKDDFLDEDLKNIISADNLYLNYSGFQAGLNGMYALMLLEKGNTPNNSNYVHDVITMSGTDVACDGLWSGWGTSTGINLYDGRFTPEDGNLLNTWSWIWRVVNAANTLINRAEEPSVDWQGANEADNIKKKNEVIGEARCVRAWAYRHLVNLWNEVPLVLEESTGTIIDELRFPATRADIEAQMEADWLFASENLPSVAAVPGKVSSAVANHYLAELYLVWGDNGKAEQYANKVITSGDYQLVTERYGVEKDQPGTPFTDMFINGNINRNQGNTEVLWAWQREYQVNGGESGNSTERRMKVFAYWMWPIDGVSLAVTEGRGGRSLFGFMITKWSIDNFGVGDDRGGYYGLRKFYIIEEGDNLGDTDFSVGDTLWMDWSQPEQGGITRKWPSVTKFDWAPEGNLAIGWTVKETPYIRLADTYLLLAEALMKQERYGDAAEALNVVRRRANAPDISAGDVDIDFILDERARELLMEEHRRYTLIRTGKYVERSNAFNARAAGNITDQYKYMPIPQEIIDENPDFPQTIGWR
- a CDS encoding ThuA domain-containing protein → MKYRGLTKIVFVILISINLISPSGVVAQNNIQVLNFQADNGYEHPSKDEAIAMVEKIGSENGWNVVSTSDTSIINLGDLLNFDVIVFNNNCGTDGRIFSQTQQQSIQQYIRNGGGFVGIHCAGAIWMEGGQFQQWYEKLIGTKLVAHPEVQQAKLIVEDKRHICTAHLPDEWILTDEWHWFSYNPRENVNVLISLDENSYEGGKKMGDHPFTWYQHYDGGRSFFTSLGHTEEIYSNEDYEKLVEGGIIWAAGYENLASEDILSDGLLLDLDADKGILLDDGNKIISWANQANNQEVRDFIIQDEGRETAGSGRPVLKMGVSKLNGHNSVIFHRQELVNHNEDAFDHLITGSGHTWFSVMAVYEQVPGLKDVNSFFGNLRNGGKYEGIWGCVTDDNRPWTGGRNGITFGRWDENNPMVLAEEPLETAKYYIVAGRMGSGSGTVNSELFINSAEVAASKPFPVNSEANSSKMAIGQERDAIEHPGKESFDGEIARFLIYERPLSDDEMKSMFKRLAKNYDLKILD
- a CDS encoding Gfo/Idh/MocA family protein, which codes for MNRSDKKINIAIVGLGFGAEFIPIYQNHPNANLYAICQRNKSELDKVGEAFSVEKRYTDYRDLLRDDKIDAVHINTPIHLHAEQSIMGLKAGKHVACTVPMATTVEECKEIVRAQRSSGKNYMMMETTVYSREFLHVKELLQQGKMGKLQFLRAAHHQEMAGWPGYWEGLPPMHYATHCVGPCLALAGKQAEYVSCFGSGTIDEKLIVKYNSSFAVETCHIKLKDSDLSAEISRSLFNTAREYIESFDAYGSKMSYEWQQIENEKPVVFTGEDAERIEIPDYAYLLPEGIRQYTTKGVYDLDENVHLSFKQGSGHGGSHPHLAHEFIMSIVENRDAFPNASQSANWTSVGILAHESAMEGGIRKNLPEY
- a CDS encoding alpha-L-fucosidase — protein: MIKAVYIYLTLGVLFINNSELNAQEVPSYLKNYKKEYKINPREANLNWFKDAQFGLFIHYGLYSQLGKGEWVQLHDRIPLDEYARLKEKFTASDFDAGFITKLAKKAGMKYITITSKHHDSFCLFNTKQSDFNSVNSPAKRDLIRELADACEKEGIGLFLYYSYAADWRHPYFYSREEGWGSARPAYEKNPEAYKYEKPEDFRKYIDFAHAQIKELLTQYPTIAGIWLDPIMGFYANPDVFPIEETYALIRDLSPHALISFKQGANGDEDFVAPERNSGAIVGEEYAVARKVAALNKNKPKEICNTMQPHLGGFHGGSTWGYNKAIDGHHLKVEDVKNLLDEAKSRNCNLLLNVGPLPNGGIHPEDIETLSNLRE
- a CDS encoding ADP-ribosylglycohydrolase family protein is translated as MNLIDIFIKRSKLVFYSVLLLLLITIDVSAQESQNDTITLKVENVVDKIRGGLLGEILGNLNGLPHEMKYIKEPGNVKNYVPSLPEGAWTDDDTDFEWVYICEMQKQRDVFLQPTQICSLWEERINKRIWCSNRFARYLMDIGIEPPLTGKSIFNPWASFNISGQFLCETFALIAPGMPQTASKIGLNYTTVTINNEPAQTTQLFSTMIAQAFVTDNINDIIDFGVAAIDENSELNGIINDVKSWYSEYPNNWRKTRQLLHEKYTQEDNNIRDFNGHELNTGAIIAALLYGNGDFSESLKLAFNFGWDADCNAATVGTILGVIHGYRNMISRNSHAHQDWMIVDRYKNITRDNMPMNETITSYADRIIELFEMVNSINGGEKVLDNNRMVYKIIPEHPTPVVELADLEKQKQIIKIELEEQIKKDLQSTDRKSRARAAYYAVCLDMDKSIKSKYPDKWEQASYDLSGYWKLMSSVFFFRYTEFNDFRQFRQKFIEAGFKGPKKEYEDDELYNDMEIWKEPERLY